One Misgurnus anguillicaudatus chromosome 22, ASM2758022v2, whole genome shotgun sequence DNA segment encodes these proteins:
- the LOC141358857 gene encoding interferon alpha-inducible protein 27, mitochondrial-like, with product MFATGTGAVAAIAAAPAALAAVGFTAGGITAGSIASSLMSLAAIAGGGGVAGGSLVALLQSAGAAGIPFIGNAIVGAVGATVGAVVSMFSQ from the exons ATGTTCGCAACAGGTACAGGAGCAG TCGCAGCAATTGCAGCAGCTCCTGCTGCTCTGGCTGCTGTTGGTTTCACTGCAGGTGGAATAACTGCAGGTTCTATTGCCTCCTCTTTAATGTCATTGGCAGCTATTGCTGGTGGTGGGGGGGTCGCAGGCGGATCTCTGGTAGCACTTCTTCAATCAGCTG GTGCGGCAGGAATCCCTTTCATTGGCAATGCCATCGTGGGTGCTGTGGGGGCCACCGTGGGTGCAGTTGTAAGCATGTTTAGCCAGTAA